From Aedes albopictus strain Foshan chromosome 1, AalbF5, whole genome shotgun sequence, one genomic window encodes:
- the LOC115263730 gene encoding uncharacterized protein LOC115263730: MLILQTKRVLTAAIISACSKSTPFSSARRSSIFAARNFCLQRPEAIPYPQSRYLATERRNLSVLQQHYFSTASFTVDKENSEEFSEMAPRFERDDYKKDSYRGVKRTGTEFKRPSGRDGRDGGGFRGGAGGGSRFGGSSGGGGKWTMDSKPLQRINWSKMQLPPFKKDFYREHPAIKNRSQRDVERFLEKHDITLIGACPKPITEFNEIDMPDYVLNEIEKQGFQRPTPIQAQGWPIALSGLNMVGVAKTGSGKTLGYMLPAIVHINHQKPDPSVRGPLVLVLAPTRELAQQIQQVATDFGSSSYIRNTCLFGGSSKGPQASDLRRGVEIVIATPGRLIDFLETGTTTLQRVTYLVLDEADRMLDMGFEPQIRKILEQVRPDRQILMWSATWPKEVQRLARDFLGDYVQINVGSLELSANHNITQYVKVIEEHEKNEQLGKLLDNLSSRGPAGKILIFSTTKRKCDQITSYLRRYGQDAVGMHGDKSQQERERALNRFRNSNSCILVATDVAARGLDVDGIKVVINYDYPQQTEDYVHRIGRTGRSNATGEAYTFFTSNERKMAKELVNILEEAKQDVPPELLKWRHMGGGGINRYGSGGGNRFGTFKGGRSNDFGRGSGGDRYGGGAKRSFGGSSSYGGSTSNGYSGSSSNGYGSSSNSYRNGTSGGSSSSNTKHIKFDD, from the exons ATGCTCATTCTACAAACGAAACGCGTACTAACCGCAGCCATCATTTCTGCTTGCAGCAAATCGACGCCCTTTAGTAGCGCACGTCGTAGTTCCATCTTCGCCGCAAGAAACTTCTGCTTGCAGCGTCCGGAAGCCATTCCTTACCCGCAGAGCAGGTACCTGGCAACAGAGAGGAGGAATTTATCGGTTCTCCAGCAGCATTACTTTTCGACCGCATCATTTACAGTCGACAAGGAGAACAGCGAAGAATTCAGTGAAAT GGCTCCGAGATTCGAACGTGACGACTACAAGAAGGACTCGTACCGTGGCGTAAAGCGCACGGGAACGGAATTCAAACGCCCGTCTGGCCGAGATGGTC GTGACGGTGGTGGATTCCGCGGAGGTGCCGGAGGAGGCAGTCGCTTCGGCGGCTCATCCGGCGGTGGTGGCAAGTGGACCATGGACTCCAAGCCACTCCAGAGAATCAACTGGAGCAAAATGCAGCTACCCCCCTTCAAGAAAGACTTCTACCGGGAACATCCGGCAATCAAGAACCGATCTCAGCGTGACGTTGAGCGGTTCTTGGAAAAGCACGACATTACATTGATTGGAGCTTGCCCCAAGCCAATTACTGAATTTAATGAAATTGACATGCCGGATTACGTTTTGAACGAAATTGAAAAGCAAGGCTTCCAGAGGCCTACTCCTATTCAGGCCCAAGGGTGGCCTATCGCCCTCAGTGGTCTGAACATGGTCGGCGTTGCCAAGACCGGTTCCGGTAAAACACTTGGATATATGCTGCCAGCAATTGTGCACATCAACCACCAGAAGCCGGACCCGAGCGTCCGTGGTCCACTGGTGCTTGTCCTGGCCCCAACCCGCGAGTTGGCCCAGCAGATTCAACAGGTTGCAACTGACTTTGGATCATCGTCGTACATTCGTAACACTTGCCTGTTTGGAGGTTCCAGCAAGGGCCCCCAGGCCAGCGATTTGCGCCGTGGAGTTGAGATTGTTATTGCCACTCCCGGCCGTTTGATTGATTTCCTTGAAACTGGCACGACCACTCTACAGCGCGTCACCTATTTGGTGTTGGACGAAGCCGATCGTATGTTGGATATGGGTTTCGAGCCACAGATTCGCAAAATTTTGGAACAAGTGCGCCCCGATCGGCAGATTTTGATGTGGAGTGCTACGTGGCCAAAGGAAGTGCAACGTTTGGCCCGCGATTTCCTCGGAGATTACGTCCAGATCAACGTTGGATCGCTGGAATTGTCTGCTAATCACAACATTACACAGTACGTGAAAGTTATCGAGGAACACGAAAAGAATGAACA GCTTGGCAAACTGCTTGACAACCTTTCTTCTCGAGGACCGGCCGGTAAGATTCTGATCTTCAGCACCACCAAGCGTAAGTGCGATCAAATCACCAGCTATCTGCGCCGTTACGGCCAGGACGCAGTCGGAATGCACGGTGACAAGAGCCAGCAGGAGCGTGAGCGGGCCCTGAATCGCTTCCGCAACTCAAACAGCTGCATCTTGGTTGCCACCGATGTTGCTGCTCGCGGTCTAG ATGTCGACGGTATCAAGGTGGTCATCAACTACGACTACCCGCAGCAAACGGAGGACTACGTTCACCGTATCGGCCGTACCGGTCGCTCCAATGCCACCGGAGAAGCCTACACCTTCTTCACATCGAACGAGCGCAAGATGGCCAAGGAGTTGGTTAACATCCTGGAGGAAGCCAAGCAGGACGTTCCGCCAGAGCTGCTCAAGTGGCGCCACATGGGCGGCGGTGGCATCAACCGTTATGGCAGCGGCGGTGGAAACCGATTTGGCACCTTCAAGGGAGGACGTAGCAACGATTTCGGTCGTGGCAGCGGAGGTGACCGTTACGGAGGTGGTGCGAAGCGATCGTTTGGAGGAAGCTCAAGCTACGGAGGCTCGACGTCGAATGGCTACAGCGGTAGCAGCTCGAATGGCTATGGAAGTAGCTCAAACAGCTACCGCAACGGTACTAGTggaggcagcagcagcagtaacacGAAGCACATAAAATTCGACGACTAA